A segment of the Mercurialis annua linkage group LG4, ddMerAnnu1.2, whole genome shotgun sequence genome:
ATTAATCCTCCACCGGTGGTAACACCTCCTACACCATACCCACCAGTGATCATAACACCACCGCCACCTTCAGGATACCCACCAAACCCGCCCTCTGATTGCCCACCAGGAGGcggaggaggtggtggtggaGGCGGCGGCGGTGGTACTGTCCCAGTTATTCCACCGCCTATTACTCCAACTCAGCCAACTTGTCCGATCAATGCACTTAAGCTGGGAGCTTGTGTCGACGTGTTAGGAGGGTTAATACACATAGGGTTAGGTAATCCAGTTGAAAATGTGTGTTGCCCTTTGCTGAAAGGATTACTTGAGCTTGAAGCAGCTGTTTGTCTCTGCCTTTCTATACATCTGAAGCTTCTGAATCTCGACATTTTCATTCCTCTTGCTCTTCAAGCTTTGATTACTTGTGGAAAAACTCCTCCTCCTGGTTTTGTATGTCCTCCTCTTAGTTAATTATTTAGATCGTACCTAGTttaatcactaataaggtgaattgtgtgtgtgtgttctAATCTAGGGTTTCAATGTTTCATGTTTtagttttagggttttgaaGTTATCACTTAATTAATCATTTAGGGTTTTGTACTAATGTATGGTGTTCGCCAAATGTTATTTAGCTTTCTGTGGAGGTATACGATTGGGTGTAATTGTAATTTGCAAATTCAAGTGTTGTTTGTTACAGTATCATGTTTAGTTTTTGTGGTGATTCGTGCTCTACAAGCTTCAATTGATTTTCTATGTGGGtgttttggttcaatttttcggtgtaattattaatttttatttttcaaaaagctCTATTAAAGTAGATgctgaaaatattttaagagttttttagagttttttaaaCGTCTAACAGCTGCTTTTGAAAAagtataattttggaattttttgtcaataattatttaaacaaaattaccTCTACTagaatatattgtttttttgataaataaaattatttaaattatttttaaatactaatcatttataaattattttatttatattataataattataatttaatttttttaactaaatcataaatttatcaaaaaaatatctaaataaatttaaattaaatattgctttttataaaaataatttttaatatttttattgaatattatataatatatttataatttaatatataaaaataagaagTATACCTTTAcggttattttatatataaacatcaACAGTTAattaaatctcaccaaacaTATGTGGTCTATTAGCTAACAGCTACAAATAACAGTTGAactagttaataatttttttgacatatGTAGTATCTTTATTATGTGCATTGTATACCAAATTAGTGatgaaatagaataaaaattttTTACAATAGTGGTCGCAGAGTTTCCTACAACAAAAGTGTAAACAATTTCCAAGTTACTATTTCTCCTTTAATCAAATGGTTAAATAACTATTTGATTCTATGATTGATTAACCATTTGATTCTAATTTATTAACCGGTTTAACTCAGATACTGAActgattaattaatcaaattttcatACAATTCAAAATTATAAGCTATAGATCTCCTAATAATTTAACAATTTTGGTAATGCATTGTTTACagcaataataatataaattcaatatacatatacatgattagaaataaaagtattatatttaaattgtataataattttacacttgaacatgctttaataaaaaaataaatgttaaagATGTTAAAAAGACAATAAAACAagattaaatttgattattaaattcATTCGATCCTAATTTTTTGAAATCTGTAATTGCATCCTGCAAAAACATATAAttacaattataaatataaactaaataatataattttgtaaAGGATCAATAATCTGAAAAGATTGAGTATatgagaattaatttttttaaaattttcgaATATATGTGATTTTTATAGGTGATTTGTAAATTAATGTgtcccctgaacttgtgacacaatGTCATTTCATCCAGTTTTTACTTGTTTGAGtaattaaccccaaaactcttcatttttcaataactaaccctaaaactctttatttttgagGCACATCAATTAcctcataatttataattaaagttaaaaaagtacaaaataatCATCATATATTTGTGAATAATGAAATTCTACATGTagagtttattatttaaaaattctaaaaagatgaGTTTATTGAGTTAGATTAGAGTTGGTTAACATTAAATAGTGGGATCCGATTCATATTTATAGTTCGGTTGAAAATGCCCTAACTtctatatataaacaaaaataatgcaAAATGTAGTATTATCTTTACacagaaa
Coding sequences within it:
- the LOC126676935 gene encoding 36.4 kDa proline-rich protein, with translation MAASKLSATFFIFLIFMAISLPPIYACAPCTHPHPPSHGGGGGGGGGGGGGGGGGGGGGGGGGGGGSHPGHPTIPHPHPPSTKHPPHHGGGGGGGGGGHKPKHPPMPPVVMPPIIINPPPVVTPPTPYPPVIITPPPPSGYPPNPPSDCPPGGGGGGGGGGGGGTVPVIPPPITPTQPTCPINALKLGACVDVLGGLIHIGLGNPVENVCCPLLKGLLELEAAVCLCLSIHLKLLNLDIFIPLALQALITCGKTPPPGFVCPPLS